A stretch of Christensenellaceae bacterium DNA encodes these proteins:
- a CDS encoding bacteriocin: protein MKNKTIAFLSALVLCISAFALPITAFAASSDDTTPPTLTAKLDGGTLNIEASDDLSGVEAVYIDKTRVNLLVNGKASVALKDYAGNEKQVVVYAVDYSGNRSKEVKLDNPYYTAQTQAPVSSAAPSTSSTAKPSATTSSTPTSSSSPQPSDNTTVSPSTSPNGNSSEDEETETAIPEGAFTPDGTGTILDSASEQEDEKQFYTITTAAGNVFYLIIDGKRDSQNVYFLNGVTEADLMALAEKEGDTDGVVPEIETCTCTDRCEAGAVNTDCPVCKNDMAGCLGKVVEKPSENPEQPEQTEEKGGNTGLIIFIVIALAGAGGAGYYFKIVRPKQQAEMEDAEEFEDDSYGEGFDGDYGYEESLPDSIDENEQDDEQ from the coding sequence CACTCACGGCCAAGCTGGACGGAGGAACCCTGAATATTGAAGCCAGCGACGATCTTTCAGGCGTAGAAGCGGTTTACATTGATAAAACCCGCGTGAATCTTCTTGTCAACGGAAAAGCCTCTGTTGCACTAAAGGATTACGCAGGCAATGAAAAACAGGTTGTCGTGTATGCCGTGGATTATTCCGGCAATCGCTCCAAAGAAGTTAAACTGGATAATCCTTATTATACAGCGCAAACACAAGCCCCTGTTAGCTCTGCGGCACCTTCAACATCTTCCACTGCAAAACCTTCGGCAACAACTTCTTCCACTCCTACATCTTCATCCTCCCCGCAGCCGAGCGACAACACTACCGTCTCCCCAAGCACTTCACCGAACGGCAACTCCAGCGAAGATGAAGAAACCGAAACGGCAATTCCCGAGGGGGCGTTTACTCCAGATGGGACAGGTACGATTCTTGATTCAGCCAGTGAACAGGAAGATGAAAAACAGTTTTACACCATTACTACCGCTGCGGGCAATGTATTCTATCTGATTATTGATGGAAAGCGCGATTCGCAAAATGTTTATTTTCTAAACGGTGTTACAGAGGCCGATCTGATGGCCTTGGCTGAAAAAGAAGGCGATACTGACGGTGTTGTACCGGAGATTGAAACCTGCACCTGTACTGATCGATGCGAAGCTGGCGCTGTCAACACAGATTGTCCGGTCTGCAAAAACGATATGGCAGGTTGTTTGGGAAAGGTCGTGGAAAAGCCGAGTGAGAACCCCGAGCAGCCAGAACAGACCGAAGAAAAAGGCGGTAACACCGGCTTGATTATCTTCATCGTCATTGCTCTGGCTGGCGCTGGCGGCGCGGGATATTATTTCAAAATTGTTCGTCCCAAGCAGCAAGCCGAAATGGAGGATGCCGAAGAATTTGAGGATGACAGCTACGGCGAAGGCTTTGACGGGGATTATGGCTATGAAGAATCCCTACCGGACAGCATTGATGAAAATGAACAAGACGATGAACAGTAA